Proteins from a genomic interval of Trifolium pratense cultivar HEN17-A07 linkage group LG6, ARS_RC_1.1, whole genome shotgun sequence:
- the LOC123891608 gene encoding uncharacterized protein LOC123891608, whose protein sequence is MNLITLFLFFLLLISLNSHFALAGKRKVHITDDLDDVFDDEEDDDWKEWGKKPAPSFAPSDFTKLDDSKIQEEMMKRHSGPVIGFVKLRFGVRRTPDKVAELAMKWTQVLRTGAVGVRFTGVDLNTIMFNMDSIKDLEELKEFVFDQSEAYEIKMGEQLFRRPGDPSLDEIIQKYNSEKGKEDNASPKEVDGNSKTEL, encoded by the exons ATGAACTTAATCACtctctttctattttttcttcttcttatctCATTAAATTCCCATTTTGCCCTCGCCGGAAAACGCAAGGTCCACATCACCGACGACTTGGACGATGTATTCGACGACGAGGAGGATGATGATTGGAAAGAATGGGGCAAGAAACCTGCTCCCTCTTTCGCTCCCTCCGATTTTACCAAGTTGGATGATTCCAAGATCCAAGAGGAGATGATGAAACGCCACTCCGGACCCGTCATCGGATTCGTTAAGCTCCGATTTGGTGTTCGCCGGACTCCG gACAAGGTAGCTGAACTTGCCATGAAATGGACACAAGTTCTGAGAACAGGAGCTGTTGGAGTAAGGTTTACAGGTGTTGATCTGAATACAATCATGTTCAACATGGACAGCATCAAAGACTTGGAGGAG TTGAAGGAATTTGTCTTTGACCAATCAGAAGCATATGAGATTAAAATGGGGGAACAATTATTTCGAAGACCTGGAGATCCATCCCTAGATGAAATCATTCAGAAGTATAATAGTGAGAAAGGCAAAGAAGATAATGCTAGTCCAAAGGAAGTTGATGGAAATTCGAAAACAGAATTGTAG
- the LOC123888084 gene encoding uncharacterized protein LOC123888084 yields MSRKFQNNYRGGWNDNMPFDDFNHEEVYYNYEIPHSHHYADDRYLSHETPTHYADDRYLSHETLAHYADDRYLSHEMPAHYVDDRHLPHRTSAHYSDQRADHYADKMHLPQQTLEHYGDNKRYFSHQTEEHYADTKRYFAHQTEEHYADKKRYFSPQTKEHYANKKRYFSPQLEEDYADKKRYFSPQTEEHYADKKRYFSHRIEEHCADKKRYFSPQMEEHCADKKRYFPHQTEERRAGKKRYFAHQKSEDYGDKRYLAQQKLENSGGKRHLLHQMPKDYADNKCLPHRTQEHYADKKRHLPHQTEKHYTDKKRHLPHQMEEHYADKKRHLPHRMPEDFANKKHLTHQKLKDYADNKCLPHKTQDHYADKRHFPQQTREHYGDKRHLPDQMPEEYADKKCLSHQTPEPTIPAIAPVLYRQSNTTRCKICDVKMHHNFVEKHNNGKKHQMLLKLHEQSMKHKNSNGRHSRQIPNASEMNSVVQPKKVPKSKKNGLPVENVSCEAHSMKHKKVPAESSNKKLGDHTGAKDHGFKVENVSHEAPNFKHKKVPAESSKSKLGDDTGAKDCGFKVENVKNESPSFKNRKFPAVWSKRKLRDDTGAKDHGFKPEVEGATRGKYLKMNNGIRSPVKSSKPVVNAQVFTPAEAEGSTFEPKNHIDSQRKVTEAKEHHEVLNYGVNSNDERRSISTELHYSAGSNTQIEVVNSNSAANEIVIEPVSSAPSDAVGSSFEPLTKHGLHTEIEPQEEVVAYYESQHPNDDTNIELLPSVVMEIDVHSESSVETETADGSSQDEVDTDVLSNESGITMMPQVSVCLTCGDEGFQEALVYCKKCEDCALHRYCLDGPVIFTDEVIWFCEDCEAEVIDTDYSDSETKDSEKGEVDSNKECFTVVDPQPIADPIWSGNLQILNKSYDKSIARLMCHLSTLACPKVLESTRHIPNVLYADMIQRSVVWPESFRKFGTNNLSIGLYFFPQNESVERYFDQLVDEMISNDLAIRARVENAELLIFPSTMLPNQYKRSQSKYYLWGILNKAIPSTCDVIKEM; encoded by the exons ATG AGtcgaaaatttcaaaataattatagaGGTGGTTGGAATGATAATATGCCATTCGATGATTTCAATCATGAAGAAGTTTACTACAATTACGAAATTCCTCACAGTCACCACTATGCTGATGATAGGTATTTATCACATGAAACGCCGACACACTACGCTGATGATAGGTACTTATCACATGAAACGCTGGCACACTATGCTGATGATAGGTACTTATCACATGAAATGCCGGCACACTATGTTGATGACAGACACTTACCACATCGAACATCGGCACACTATTCCGATCAAAGGGCAGATCATTATGCTGATAAGATGCACTTGCCACAACAAACACTGGAACACTATGGTGATAATAAGAGGTACTTTTCACATCAAACGGAGGAACACTATGCTGATACGAAGAGGTACTTTGCACATCAAACGGAGGAACACTATGCTGATAAAAAGAGGTACTTTTCACCTCAAACGAAGGAACACTATGCTAATAAGAAGAGGTACTTTTCACCTCAATTGGAGGAAGACTATGCTGATAAGAAGAGGTACTTTTCACCTCAAACGGAGGAACACTATGCTGATAAGAAGCGGTACTTTTCACATCGAATAGAGGAACACTGTGCTGATAAGAAGAGGTACTTTTCACCTCAGATGGAGGAACACTGTGCTGATAAGAAAAGGTACTTTCCACATCAAACAGAGGAACGCCGTGCTGGTAAGAAGAGGTACTTTGCACATCAAAAGTCAGAAGACTATGGTGATAAGAGGTACTTGGCACAACAAAAGCTAGAAAACAGTGGTGGTAAGAGGCACTTACTACATCAAATGCCGAAAGACTATGCTGATAACAAGTGCTTGCCACATCGAACACAAGAACACTATGCTGATAAGAAGAGGCACTTACCACATCAAACGGAGAAGCACTATACTGATAAGAAGAGGCACTTACCACATCAAATGGAGGAACACTATGCTGATAAGAAGAGGCACTTGCCACATCGAATGCCGGAAGACTTTGCTAATAAAAAGCACTTAACACATCAAAAGCTAAAAGACTATGCTGATAACAAGTGCTTGCCACATAAAACCCAAGATCATTATGCTGATAAGAGGCACTTCCCACAACAAACCCGGGAACACTATGGTGATAAGAGGCACTTACCAGATCAAATGCCGGAAGAATATGCTGATAAAAAGTGCTTATCGCATCAAACGCCGGAACCAACTATTCCTGCTATAGCCCCAGTACTGTATCGACAGTCAAATACTACACGCTGTAAAATTTGTGATGTTAAGATGCATCACAACTTTGTGGAAAAGCATAATAATGGAAAGAAACATCAAATGTTATTAAAGCTACATGAGCAATCAATGAAACATAAAAATTCAAATGGACGACACAGTAGACAAATTCCAAATGCTTCTGAAATGAATTCAGTAGTTCAACCTAAGAAAGTTCCAAAATCTAAGAAAAATGGGCTCCCGGTAGAAAATGTGAGTTGTGAAGCACATAGTATGAAGCACAAGAAAGTTCCGGCTGAAAGTTCTAACAAGAAACTTGGGGATCACACTGGTGCAAAGGATCATGGTTTCAAGGTAGAAAATGTGAGTCATGAAGCTCCTAATTTCAAGCACAAGAAAGTTCCGGCTGAAAGTTCTAAAAGCAAACTCGGGGATGACACTGGTGCAAAGGATTGTGGTTTCAAGGTAgaaaatgtgaaaaatgaatCTCCTAGTTTCAAGAACAGGAAATTTCCAGCTGTATGGTCAAAAAGGAAACTCAGGGATGACACTGGTGCAAAGGATCATGGTTTCAAGCCTGAGGTTGAAGGAGCAACAAGAGGTAAATACCTGAAGATGAATAATGGGATAAGAAGTCCCGTGAAATCATCAAAACCAGTGGTCAATGCTCAGGTATTCACACCAGCAGAAGCAGAGGGATCAACTTTTGAACCCAAAAATCATATTGATTCACAGAGAAAAGTAACAGAAGCCAAAGAACATCACGAGGTTCTTAATTATGGTGTGAATTCAAATGATGAGCGACGATCAATCTCAACGGAGTTGCACTACTCTGCTGGTTCTAACACCCAAATAGAAGTTGTCAATTCCAATTCTGCTGCAAATGAAATAGTCATAGAACCAGTCTCATCTGCACCATCAGATGCAGTTGGTTCAAGTTTTGAACCCCTAACTAAGCATGGTCTACATACTgaaattgaacctcaagaagaaGTCGTAGCATATTATGAGAGCCAACACCCTAATGATGACACAAATATTGAACTGCTACCATCTGTCGTAATGGAGATTGATGTTCATTCGGAGTCTAGTGTTGAGACCGAAACTGCAGACGGAAGCTCTCAAGATGAAGTGGATACAGATGTTCTCTCTAATGAGTCAGGGATAACCATGATGCCTCAG GTCTCCGTTTGTCTTACGTGTGGCGATGAAGGCTTTCAAGAGGCATTGGTATATTGTAAAAAATGTGAAGATTGTGCACTGCATAG GTATTGTTTAGATGGGCCTGTGATTTTTACAGATGAGGTTATTTGGTTTTGTGAGGATTGTGAAGCAGAGGTAATAGACACAGATTATTCTGATAGTGAGACTAAAGATTCAGAAAAAGGTGAAGTTGATTCCAACAAGGAGTGTTTTACTGTTGTTGATCCACAGCCTATTGCTGATCCAATCTGGAG TGGAAATTTGCAGATTTTGAACAAAAGCTATGATAAAAGCATTGCTAGACTAATGTGCCATTTGTCCACTTTAGCATGCCCTAAAGTTCTCGAGTCGACAAGACATATCCCTAATGTGCTTTATGCAGACATGATTCAAAGATCAGTTGTATGGCCAGAGAGTTTCAGAAAATTTGGAACAAATAATCTGAGCATTGGCCTTTATTTCTTTCCTCAGAATGAAAG TGTTGAGAGATATTTTGACCAGCTAGTTGATGAAATGATTTCCAATGACCTTGCCATAAGAGCTAGGGTTGAAAATGCTGAGCTTTTAATTTTTCCTTCTACAATGCTCCCAAACCAATACAAGA